Genomic segment of Pseudomonas sp. DY-1:
CCATGCAGGGCAACATCGAACAGAACCTGAAGTGGGACCCGGAGCAGCTCAACGCCCAGCTGGCGCTTTATCGCGACATGACCTTCAGCTCGCAGAAGGCCGACCTGATCATCTGGCCGGAAACCGCAGTACCGGTGCTCAAGGAGTTCGTCGACGGTTATCTCGGCGTGATGAACCGTTTCGCCAATGATCGGCAATCCGCGCTCATCACCGGCGTCCCGATCCGCCAGAACAATGATCGCGGCGAGAAACGCTACTACAACGGCATCACCGTGGTCGGCCAAGGTGAAGGTACCTACCTCAAGCAGAAGCTGGTGCCCTTCGGCGAGTACGTGCCACTGCAGGACGTGCTGCGCGGACTGATCGCCTTCTTTGACCTGCCGATGTCCGACTTCGCCCGCGGCGACTCCGATCAGGGCCCGCTGATGGCCAAGGGATACCGCATCGCACCTTACATCTGCTACGAAGTGGTCTATCCCGAGTTCGCCGCCGGCCTGGCCGCGCAGAGCGACATCCTGCTGACCGTCAGCAACGACACCTGGTTCGGCACCTCCATCGGCCCGCTGCAGCATCTGCAGATGGCGCAGATGCGCGCCCTGGAAGCAGGACGCTGGATGATCCGTGCGACGAACAACGGCGTGACCGTGCTGATCGACCCCTTCGGCCAGATCACTGAAGGCATCCCGCAGTTCCAGCAAGGCGTTCTCTACGGGGAAGTCCTGCCCATGCACGGCCTGACTCCCTACCTGCAGTGGCGCGCCTGGCCGCTGGTGATTCTCTGCGGCCTGCTCTTCGCCTGGGCGCTGATGGCCAGTCGGATCGCCAAGACGGTGTAACCCCCATGTAGGAGCGAGCTTGCTCGCGATCGTTCGCGAGCAAGCTCGCTCCTACAGGAAAACGGTCCGGCGATTAGTTGTAGGCCAACGGGTAGGCCAGCAACCCCACGGCCTCGTTGAGCAGCATCCCGCTCTGCCAGACCGCCTTGCTTTCCGGTAGCCAACCGCCCAACGGACGGCCATTGGGTACCCCCAGATAGCCTACAGGCGCCGCCACCACCTCGAAGCCGGCGCGTTCGAAACACCAGCGCGCCCGCGGCATATGCGCAGCCTGGGTAACCAATAGCACTCGGCTGATCCCGTCGGCCCGGAGCAGCTTCGCGCTGTGGGTGGCGTTTTCCCAGGTGGTACGGCTCTCCCCTTCCTGCCAGCGCACTTCCAGCCCGAAGTCGCGCCGCAAGGTTTCGGCCATGATCCATGCCTCGCTTGGAGGCTCTCCATAGTGCAGGCCGCCACTGGTCAACAGCGGCAAGCCACTTGCGCGAGCCAGGCGAGCGGCGTAGCGCAATCTTTCCAGGGCCATCGGGGCCGGCTGGTCCGCCCCCCAGGCAGGATCATCACGCTCGCGCCCGCCCCCCAGCACGACGATCGCGTCCACTTTCCCGGACAATTGCGCCCAATCGGATTCGGCCAGTGGCGCTTCGCGCTCGAGCACCTTGGCCGACCACTCGACCATGATCGGCAGACTCATCAGCCAAAGCCCGCCAAAGCCCGTGACGAAGCAGGCCAGTGACAGACGCGGCATTCGCCGTCGCAACCACCAGGCAAACAGAAGCAATAGGAGAAGGCCGCCAGGGGGCAGCAGGAATTGCTTGATGATGTAACGAATCGGCATGGGCACCTCCAGGGTGCCCGGAGACTAGCGGGGATTGGATGTCCGGAAAAGCTGCGAACCGCAGGACATGCAAGCCTGCACACCCTGGCCGCGTTGCCAGATGGCGGGCGTACCGCACATCGCGCAGCAAAGCTGCTGGCGGCGCTTGAACATGGGTTTGGGTTTGAGGGCGAAGCTCTTGGGCGGCCCATTCTCGCCACGCGGCGATCGACCGGGTAGTTGCTCGATGGCCGCCAGCTCCTCGGCAGCCGCGTGCCAGCCTCGCAGCCAGCGCATATCCCGATCCAGGTAAGCGCGGATGAGCTCCATTTCGGCAGGTGTCAGTCCCTTTAGCTCAAGCTCAAGCGGTTCCTCGTCGCGCAGACGAACCGCCGTATCTGCTTCATCCAGCGCCAGGGCCAGCCGGTGCAACAACCGCTCGTAGGGCCCGTTCCCTGCTTCCGTCCGCCGCAACTCACCCATCCCAACACCTCGAAACACGTAAACACTTGCCTTGCTTATGAAAAGCTTAGCGTTCGGTTCCTTGCTGCAAGGTGCCCGCGACAAACGGCGCCGGCATTGGCGACGGACGTCCACCCGTGCATTCAGGGTTTCCCTCGGTCGGCGGGGGTCATGTATGCTACGGCGCTTGAATTTCCTTTTCCTCCAGGGTCCGGCACCGCGGCCACGGCCAGCGCAACCGGCCCCAGGGAACTCCATCCTCCAGCGCCAGTAGCCATGCACGAACAGTATCAGCCCCGCGAAATCGAAGCCGCCGCGCAAGCCCACTGGGACGCGCATAAATCCTTTGAAGTGAGTGAGCAGCCCGGCAAGGACACCTTCTATTGCCTGTCGATGTTCCCCTACCCGAGCGGCAAGCTACACATGGGGCACGTGCGCAACTACACCATTGGTGACGTGATCGCCCGCTACCAGCGCATGCTGGGCAAGAACGTGCTGCAGCCCATGGGCTGGGACGCCTTCGGTATGCCGGCGGAAAACGCCGCGATGAAGAACAACGTCGCGCCGGCAAAGTGGACCTACGAGAACATCGACTACATGAAGACCCAGCTGAAGAGCCTGGGCCTCGCCATCGACTGGTCCCGTGAAGTCACCACCTGCAAGCCTGACTACTATCGCTGGGAACAATGGCTGTTCACCAAGCTGTTCGAAAAAGGCGTGATCTACCGCAAGAACGGTACCGTCAACTGGGACCCGGCAGACCAGACGGTCCTCGCCAACGAGCAGGTCATCGACGGTCGCGGCTGGCGCTCCGGTGCGCTGGTAGAGAAGCGCGAGATCCCGATGTACTACTTCAAGATCACCGCGTACGCGGATGAACTCTTGAGCAGCCTCGACGACCTGGATGGCTGGCCCGAGCAGGTCAAGACCATGCAGCGCAACTGGATCGGCAAGTCCCGCGGCATGGAAGTCAGCTTCCCCTACGACCAGGCCAGCATTGGCCAGGCCGGCGCAATGAAAGTCTTCACCACCCGTCCGGATACCCTGCTGGGCGCCACCTACGTGGCCGTTGCAGCCGAGCACCCGCTGGCGACCCTCGCCGTGCAGAAGCTGCCGGCCGCCCAGGCCGCTGAACTGCAAGCCTTCATCGATGAGTGCAAGCGCGGCGGCGTTGCCGAAGCCGACATCGCCACCCAGGAGAAGA
This window contains:
- a CDS encoding YdcF family protein: MPIRYIIKQFLLPPGGLLLLLLFAWWLRRRMPRLSLACFVTGFGGLWLMSLPIMVEWSAKVLEREAPLAESDWAQLSGKVDAIVVLGGGRERDDPAWGADQPAPMALERLRYAARLARASGLPLLTSGGLHYGEPPSEAWIMAETLRRDFGLEVRWQEGESRTTWENATHSAKLLRADGISRVLLVTQAAHMPRARWCFERAGFEVVAAPVGYLGVPNGRPLGGWLPESKAVWQSGMLLNEAVGLLAYPLAYN
- the lnt gene encoding apolipoprotein N-acyltransferase, producing MNWITRPGWPGNLLALAAGALTPLAFAPFDIWPLELLSLALFYLGLRDLAPKAAFWRGWWYGLGLFLSGTSWIYVSIHDYGAASVPLAAFLTVGFSAGVALFFALPAAIWARWLRRSEAALADTLAFAALWLVQEAFRGWFLTGFPWLYAGYSQLDGPLSGLAPIGGVWLVSFALALTAALLVNLARLRSRPAFLGTGIALLLAPWVIGLALKGHAWTQPAGAPLKVAAMQGNIEQNLKWDPEQLNAQLALYRDMTFSSQKADLIIWPETAVPVLKEFVDGYLGVMNRFANDRQSALITGVPIRQNNDRGEKRYYNGITVVGQGEGTYLKQKLVPFGEYVPLQDVLRGLIAFFDLPMSDFARGDSDQGPLMAKGYRIAPYICYEVVYPEFAAGLAAQSDILLTVSNDTWFGTSIGPLQHLQMAQMRALEAGRWMIRATNNGVTVLIDPFGQITEGIPQFQQGVLYGEVLPMHGLTPYLQWRAWPLVILCGLLFAWALMASRIAKTV